The following are encoded in a window of Carettochelys insculpta isolate YL-2023 chromosome 30, ASM3395843v1, whole genome shotgun sequence genomic DNA:
- the RPS27 gene encoding small ribosomal subunit protein eS27, protein MPLAKDLLHPSPEEEKRKHKKKRLVQSPNSYFMDVKCPGCYKITTVFSHAQTVVLCVGCSTVLCQPTGGKARLTEGCSFRRKQH, encoded by the exons ATGCCT CTGGCGAAGGACCTGCTGCATCCCTCCCCCGAGGAGGAGAAGCGGAAACACAAGAAGAAGCGCCTGGTTCAGAGTCCGAACTCCTATTTCATGGACGTGAAGTGCCCAG GTTGCTATAAAATCACCACTGTATTCAGCCATGCACAGACTGTGGTTCTCTGTGTTGGCTGCTCAACTGTGTTGTGCCAGCCTACTGGAGGAAAGGCAAGGCTTACAGAAG GATGCTCCTTCCGACGAAAGCAGCACTAA